Part of the Catalinimonas alkaloidigena genome is shown below.
CTATTTGTTTGCCAGTGTTACTTTGCCTGAATTGGGGCTTTCTTAAACCTTCCCCAGGCAACAAAAACAGCAAGCGCAAACAGAATAATATTTGGGAGAAACGTTTCGCTATGCATCACGTGGTAAGTCGTAGCCAATACCATAATGATGGCAACTCCAACTGCTGCAATGGGTGTCAAAACCGGTTTGATACGCAATGCGGCAGGAAGGATCAGCCCTAAAGCTCCAAGCACTTCGCTGATACCAATGAAGCGTACCATGCCAGCTTCAAATGAGTTTACGAAAGACATACCCCCTTCTGCCAATTGATCAATTGGTGTTGCTATTTTCATAAATCCGGCAAATCCGAATGCCGCTGCTAATAATACCTGTGCAACCCACAGCCCTATGTGAAGTCCTTTTGATTTTTTCTGTTCGGCCATTTTACTTTTTGTTTTCATTTGTTCGAATAGTGATGCAAATTACATAATATTGCTTACCTATTGTAATCAGCTACCTTTTGGTAATCAAAAAAAATTAACAATGAAAAAGAAAGAGCATAAAGAATGTCTTTCGGCACTGGTGCCTGTAAGAGACACACTGGATGTCATTGGCGGCAAATGGAAAATATTAATACTGATTTCTGTATGGGAAGGCAATAAACACTTTA
Proteins encoded:
- a CDS encoding DoxX family protein, producing MAEQKKSKGLHIGLWVAQVLLAAAFGFAGFMKIATPIDQLAEGGMSFVNSFEAGMVRFIGISEVLGALGLILPAALRIKPVLTPIAAVGVAIIMVLATTYHVMHSETFLPNIILFALAVFVAWGRFKKAPIQAK